GTCGCAACTGGAGGCACAACGCATGCACAACTGGCGTCCCATAGCGGCGGCTGGTCTTTGTCTCTGCGCGGCGGGGGCATGGGCGGAACCGGAACCGGCGACCGCGGCCCCGCAGCAACAATGCATCCCGCCGGACTGGGAGCCGATCATAATTAATCTGCCAAACCCGCTATTTGTAGGCACGCCTCGCGACCTGTGGACGCCCAACCTGGAGCCGCCCGTGCTCAAAGCGCGCGAGCCCCTGTACGCGCCCAAGGGCGTGGAGAACCTGGCCGCGCGCGCGCCAGTTACCGCCAGCCAAATGCGTCCCCTCATCGGCAACCTGGAACAGATCACCGACGGCGAAAAGACGGGCTCGGACGGTTATTTCATCGAGATGGCGACGGGCCTGCAGTATGTGCAGCTGGACCTGGGCGAGATGCGGGAACTGTTCGCGCTGGCCGTGTGGCACTTCCACATGGAGCCGCGCGTCTATTTCGATGTCGTGGTGCGCGTGGCGGAAGACCCCGACTTCATCACGAACGTGCGCACCCTCTTCAACAACGACCATGACAACTCGGCGGGGTTCGGCGTCGGGAAAGAGAAGGAATACATCGAAACCTACGAGGGCAAGCTGATGCCTGTCCAGGACGTGCGGGCGCGTTATGTACGCCTGTACAGCCGGGGCAATACCTCGAACGAGTTGAACCATTACATCGAAGTCGAAGTCTATGGCAAAACCGCCGAATGAGGAAAGACGCATGCGATACGCACTGGTTCTGCTGTGTGTACTGACAACGAGCATTATCTATGCGCAAGACAACATGGCAACGCAACCTGATGATCATGCAATCGATGTTGCGGTGGTGACAGGCGGGCACGATTTCGACGAACCTCCGTTTCTGGCAATGTTCGAGGGACTCGAAGGCATCCGGTGCACGCATCTTCCTCAGAAAGAGGGCAGCGAATTTCTGGAAGACATTGCCGCCTGGCCCTACGACGTGATCCTGCTCTACAACATGTCCCGGGGCATTTCCGAGAAGCGGCAAGCGAACCTGCTCGCGCTTTTGAACCGAGGCGTGGGCCTGGTCATGGTCCATCACGCAATCGCGAATTACCCTGATTGGCCGGAATACGGCAACTTGATTGGCGCAA
The genomic region above belongs to Candidatus Hydrogenedentota bacterium and contains:
- a CDS encoding ThuA domain-containing protein, with protein sequence MRYALVLLCVLTTSIIYAQDNMATQPDDHAIDVAVVTGGHDFDEPPFLAMFEGLEGIRCTHLPQKEGSEFLEDIAAWPYDVILLYNMSRGISEKRQANLLALLNRGVGLVMVHHAIANYPDWPEYGNLIGATYYLEETTASGAPHPRSEYTHDTEVRVKVEDPQHPVTRGVSDFAAVDEVYRKWDCHPGNHLLLSTDNPESNRELAWIREEGNRRVCCIQPGHGPSIFSDANYRRLIEQAIRWTARQDDTKK